In a genomic window of Bordetella petrii:
- a CDS encoding maleylacetate reductase encodes MNFIHDYRSPRVIFGPDSLARLPQELERLGIDRALVLTTPEQAPLGRQVAEPVIGHVAAFYDGATMHVPALVAEEACKIARTSEANGVIAIGGGSTIGLAKIVALRTELPIVAVPTTYAGSEMTSIFGITEGGVKKTGRDARVMPRAVIYEPRLTLELPLSISVTSAINAIAHAVEGLYAPDATPLLTIMAQEGIAATVRAISRMYQSPRDLQARGDALYGAWLCASVLGNVSMALHHKLCHTLGGTLDLPHAQTHTVVLPHALAYNARAVPDAMRVLRIALGHDDPPTALYELARDNGAPVALRDLGMREEDIEHVGDLALQDRYPNPRELDRDALLALLRDAYHGRPPSA; translated from the coding sequence ATGAATTTCATTCACGACTATCGTTCCCCGCGGGTGATTTTTGGACCCGACAGCCTCGCCCGATTGCCGCAGGAACTGGAACGTCTCGGCATTGACCGGGCGCTCGTGTTGACCACGCCTGAGCAGGCGCCCCTGGGACGGCAAGTAGCCGAGCCGGTCATCGGCCACGTGGCAGCCTTCTACGATGGTGCGACCATGCATGTACCCGCTTTGGTGGCTGAGGAGGCCTGCAAGATTGCGCGCACGAGTGAGGCTAATGGCGTCATTGCGATTGGTGGGGGATCTACTATCGGACTCGCTAAGATCGTGGCGCTCCGTACAGAGTTGCCCATCGTCGCTGTGCCCACGACATATGCAGGTAGCGAGATGACGTCCATCTTCGGTATCACAGAGGGTGGCGTCAAGAAAACCGGCCGCGACGCGCGTGTCATGCCCCGTGCAGTTATCTACGAGCCCCGGCTGACCCTAGAGCTACCCCTTAGCATCAGCGTGACCAGCGCGATCAATGCAATAGCCCATGCAGTTGAAGGCCTGTATGCGCCAGATGCCACGCCGCTGCTTACCATCATGGCCCAGGAAGGAATCGCAGCGACGGTACGCGCGATTTCCAGAATGTATCAATCACCAAGAGATCTTCAGGCTCGCGGCGACGCGCTTTATGGCGCTTGGCTCTGCGCGAGCGTGCTTGGCAACGTCAGTATGGCATTGCACCACAAGCTGTGCCACACGCTGGGAGGAACGCTCGATCTCCCTCATGCCCAGACCCATACGGTCGTGCTGCCCCACGCGCTGGCCTATAACGCGCGCGCGGTGCCAGACGCAATGCGTGTGCTGCGCATTGCCCTGGGGCATGACGATCCACCCACGGCCTTGTACGAATTGGCTCGCGACAATGGCGCACCCGTGGCCTTGCGCGATCTCGGAATGCGCGAGGAGGATATTGAGCATGTTGGCGACCTGGCATTGCAGGACCGCTATCCCAATCCGCGGGAACTGGATCGAGACGCATTGCTTGCATTGCTGCGCGATGCGTACCACGGACGCCCGCCTTCCGCTTGA
- a CDS encoding AraC family transcriptional regulator, which produces MAHLSYSPPRNFDALYRQRVFQSHQAVRMHDAAARELADHSLTWRSGNVDAALYKARARRLTLFSFRYGAEVEIAPRPSEEFIVVHHSIRGAAELSVDGQHMVLPQGRTGWMAPRRNWRMRWEAGCEQLILKIPRDMIEAGGIAPMAPLATLPAGLDTQWLLLVQVLLGASSAPTCAGEPAAWVEHIEQGLASLLRAASSCSLPRESSDRNFVARDPIARLQAMEDYMRERLGAPIGLADLSGAAGVSARVLQQTCQRHRQMSPMELLRDMRLDAVHAWLSEHPSANITETALFYGFGHLGRFAAYYRQRFGESPHQTAQRRCCALS; this is translated from the coding sequence ATGGCGCATCTGTCCTACTCTCCTCCGAGGAATTTCGACGCCCTTTACCGACAACGTGTATTCCAGTCCCATCAGGCCGTGCGCATGCATGACGCGGCAGCGCGAGAGTTGGCCGACCATAGCCTGACATGGCGTTCGGGCAACGTCGATGCGGCTTTGTACAAGGCACGCGCGCGGCGCCTAACCCTGTTCTCCTTTCGCTATGGTGCAGAGGTCGAAATTGCACCAAGACCGAGCGAGGAGTTCATCGTGGTGCATCATTCGATCAGAGGCGCCGCAGAATTGAGCGTTGACGGCCAGCATATGGTATTGCCCCAAGGGCGCACCGGCTGGATGGCCCCACGGCGAAATTGGCGCATGCGCTGGGAGGCGGGGTGTGAGCAACTCATCCTGAAAATTCCGCGCGACATGATCGAGGCGGGTGGTATCGCACCGATGGCACCACTTGCGACTTTGCCAGCAGGGCTGGATACGCAGTGGCTGCTGCTGGTCCAGGTGTTGCTGGGCGCGTCGTCCGCACCGACCTGCGCGGGAGAGCCCGCCGCGTGGGTGGAGCATATCGAGCAGGGCTTGGCTTCGCTGCTGCGCGCGGCCAGTTCCTGTAGTTTGCCGCGCGAGTCGAGCGATCGGAACTTCGTTGCGCGCGACCCCATCGCCCGGCTTCAGGCCATGGAAGACTATATGCGTGAGCGCCTTGGGGCGCCTATCGGACTGGCAGACCTATCAGGTGCGGCCGGCGTCAGCGCCCGGGTCCTGCAGCAGACCTGTCAACGTCACCGGCAGATGAGCCCCATGGAGTTGCTACGAGACATGCGCCTGGATGCTGTCCATGCGTGGCTATCCGAGCACCCGAGTGCCAACATCACCGAGACAGCCCTGTTCTACGGATTCGGCCACCTCGGCCGATTCGCCGCCTACTACCGGCAACGCTTCGGAGAGTCACCGCACCAGACGGCGCAGCGCCGGTGTTGCGCTCTCTCCTGA
- the andAc gene encoding anthranilate 1,2-dioxygenase large subunit AndAc, producing MSEMVAKPSAHAERTVSFLQPNGSEVPFRVFSSQEVYDREQERIFRGATWSFLGLEAEIPNVYDFKSTFIGDTPVVVTRTPDGLSCWVNRCAHRGAQVCRELRGNARSHACVYHQWGYSAKGDLLGVPFRRGQNGMAGMPADFKTEEHGLQQVRVASYRGLVFGTFRQDTPSLEDYIGPMMRPWIDRIFHKPVVYLGCTRQYSKSNWKLYLENVKDGYHASLLHLFHTTFNIYRVGMKVRQMADVGGLHSLLTSTKPEVDTNTAAAYEAQKVRTMNNKLVLEDPTLLGQIQEYEEITTNNIQAILPQLVIQQIHNTLAARQLLPKGPNNFELIFHFFGYEDDTPELRELRLLQANLVGPAGYISMEDTEATELVQRATRMDPDSHSYIAMAQDVPEETDSSITEYMIRRFWTSYQALMGY from the coding sequence ATGTCCGAAATGGTCGCCAAGCCGTCTGCGCATGCCGAGCGCACAGTGTCTTTTTTACAGCCCAATGGTTCCGAAGTGCCTTTTCGGGTCTTTAGTTCGCAGGAAGTGTATGACCGCGAGCAGGAGCGAATCTTTCGCGGTGCGACCTGGTCCTTCCTCGGCTTGGAGGCGGAGATCCCGAACGTGTACGACTTCAAGAGCACTTTCATCGGCGACACGCCGGTAGTCGTGACGCGCACGCCCGATGGGTTGTCATGCTGGGTCAATCGATGCGCGCACCGCGGCGCGCAGGTCTGCCGCGAGCTGCGTGGCAACGCCCGCTCCCATGCGTGCGTGTATCACCAGTGGGGCTATTCGGCAAAGGGCGATCTGCTGGGCGTCCCGTTCCGCCGGGGCCAGAATGGAATGGCCGGCATGCCGGCCGACTTCAAGACCGAAGAGCATGGTCTGCAGCAGGTGCGCGTCGCCAGCTACCGTGGGCTGGTGTTCGGCACCTTTCGCCAAGACACGCCGTCGCTGGAGGACTACATCGGTCCGATGATGCGCCCCTGGATTGACCGCATCTTTCACAAGCCGGTGGTCTATCTCGGCTGCACGCGGCAGTATTCCAAATCCAACTGGAAGCTGTACCTGGAAAACGTCAAGGATGGCTACCACGCGAGCCTTCTGCATCTGTTTCACACAACCTTCAACATCTACCGCGTGGGGATGAAGGTGCGCCAGATGGCGGATGTGGGCGGCCTGCACAGCCTCTTGACCTCGACCAAGCCTGAAGTCGATACCAATACCGCTGCGGCCTACGAGGCCCAGAAGGTGCGCACGATGAACAACAAGCTCGTGCTGGAAGACCCAACCCTGCTCGGGCAGATCCAAGAGTACGAAGAAATCACCACCAACAACATCCAGGCCATCCTCCCCCAATTGGTGATCCAGCAGATCCACAACACGCTGGCGGCGCGCCAGTTGCTCCCCAAGGGTCCGAACAACTTCGAGCTGATCTTTCATTTCTTCGGCTACGAGGACGATACCCCGGAGTTGCGCGAACTGCGCCTCCTCCAGGCCAACCTCGTCGGTCCCGCAGGCTACATCTCGATGGAGGACACGGAGGCCACAGAACTGGTGCAGCGCGCCACGCGCATGGATCCGGACAGCCATTCGTACATCGCTATGGCCCAGGACGTTCCAGAGGAGACGGACTCTTCGATCACGGAATACATGATCCGACGCTTCTGGACCAGCTACCAGGCATTGATGGGGTACTGA
- the andAd gene encoding anthranilate 1,2-dioxygenase small subunit AndAd: MDTNNAQLWTEIAILQHQYVSALDSGNLEAWPQFFTEDCRYEIIPKENVDAGLPAPVIYCRNQKMLRDRVTSLRNANIYESHTYRHLVSGLVLTNVAQDTVQTTSSYVVVITGLTGESSIYQAGAYQDEVVKANGVWRYRAKRVMYDTLRVQTLLATPI; the protein is encoded by the coding sequence ATGGATACGAACAACGCACAACTCTGGACCGAAATCGCAATCTTGCAGCACCAGTACGTGAGCGCGCTCGACAGCGGAAACCTTGAGGCGTGGCCGCAATTTTTCACAGAGGACTGTCGATACGAAATCATTCCAAAGGAGAACGTGGATGCAGGGCTGCCGGCGCCGGTCATCTACTGTCGCAATCAGAAGATGCTACGCGACCGGGTGACCTCGCTGCGCAATGCCAACATCTACGAAAGCCACACCTACCGGCACCTGGTTTCGGGCCTGGTTCTGACGAACGTGGCACAGGACACCGTGCAAACGACGTCAAGTTATGTCGTGGTCATCACCGGCCTGACTGGCGAGTCCTCTATCTATCAGGCGGGGGCCTACCAAGACGAAGTAGTCAAGGCGAACGGCGTTTGGCGTTATCGCGCCAAGCGTGTGATGTACGACACCTTGCGCGTACAGACTCTGCTGGCCACTCCGATCTGA
- a CDS encoding PDR/VanB family oxidoreductase → MNTAFLPDPASLRVRVVRKEALTKDIVLIELASVDGQPLPTFTAGAHIDVQLPGGLTRQYSLCDTAAETYQIAVLKEPQGRGGSVAMHDLVHAGSELVVGTPRNLFELSASAQSSLLLAGGIGITPLLCMAQSLATARRPFSLHYCTRSAEATAFRGALAAAPYAAQVHHHYDDGTPEQKLDLPALLSCPQPGMHLYTCGPSGFMDAVLAAARASGWPESQLHYEFFKAEPPQSENDGSFEVQVASTGEVIPVAADETVLMALAAHGIELPASCEQGVCGTCLTRVLGGEPDHRDMYLTPEEQAQNDQFLPCCSRSKSARLVLDI, encoded by the coding sequence ATGAATACTGCCTTCCTTCCCGATCCTGCTTCATTGCGTGTTCGTGTCGTGCGCAAAGAGGCTCTAACAAAGGACATTGTCCTGATTGAGTTGGCCAGTGTGGACGGCCAGCCTCTTCCCACGTTCACCGCGGGGGCACACATCGATGTGCAACTGCCGGGCGGCCTGACGCGCCAATATTCGCTATGCGACACCGCTGCAGAAACCTACCAGATCGCCGTTCTCAAGGAGCCGCAGGGACGAGGGGGATCGGTGGCGATGCACGACCTTGTGCATGCAGGCAGCGAGCTCGTTGTCGGCACGCCAAGAAACCTCTTCGAGTTGAGTGCATCAGCCCAGAGCAGTCTCCTGCTTGCAGGAGGAATCGGAATCACGCCATTGCTTTGCATGGCGCAATCACTGGCGACTGCCCGCCGGCCGTTTTCTTTGCATTACTGCACTCGCTCTGCCGAAGCGACGGCCTTCCGCGGCGCGCTCGCGGCAGCGCCTTACGCGGCGCAGGTGCACCACCACTACGATGATGGCACGCCCGAGCAAAAGCTGGATCTGCCTGCTCTGCTGTCCTGCCCTCAGCCTGGGATGCATCTGTACACCTGCGGGCCATCCGGCTTTATGGATGCGGTCCTCGCAGCGGCGCGGGCCTCGGGCTGGCCCGAGTCTCAGTTGCACTACGAGTTCTTCAAAGCCGAGCCTCCGCAATCAGAGAACGATGGCAGCTTTGAGGTCCAGGTGGCGAGCACCGGCGAGGTCATCCCTGTAGCCGCCGATGAGACGGTGCTAATGGCTTTGGCCGCACACGGGATCGAACTGCCCGCCTCGTGCGAACAAGGCGTCTGCGGTACTTGCCTCACGCGTGTACTGGGTGGCGAACCCGATCACCGTGATATGTACCTCACCCCGGAGGAGCAGGCCCAGAACGACCAGTTCCTACCGTGCTGTTCCAGGTCGAAGTCCGCTCGTCTGGTGCTCGATATCTGA
- a CDS encoding MFS transporter — protein sequence MRTINLASLTADAKFNRFHLSILLWCALIIVMDGYDLAVAGIALPSIMQAMSIEPAHAGLMVSSALFGMLFGNLLFGTLGERIGRPKAIAICVFLFSAFTAAAGLTNDPKTFALARFVAGLGIGGVMPNVIAQMTEYSPKRMRAMLVALMFSGYCVGGVLAAVLGKSLIEVHGWQSVFLLAAAPIVLIPFILRSMPESVPFLIRRKDARALQQLAAKIDPTYTPHQDDTFVGIGAEQAGATAPVRQLFQDGRTPSTVLFWLSCVMCLFMVYALSSWLTKLMASAGYSIGSALTFVIVMNLGGILGAIAGGWLADRLHIKYVLASMYLIAAGSLAMLGQEVSTSLRYVLIGLAGGTTIGTQIVGCAYVGQFYPNTIRATGLGWFLGVGRVGAIVAPIVIGALVGAELPLGLNFVAIGIPGLLAAILIFCIDHAKSASNEKEAAKKSWATGRPAAGVVLGRDS from the coding sequence ATGCGTACGATCAACCTTGCCTCCCTCACCGCGGACGCGAAATTCAACCGATTCCATCTCAGCATATTGCTGTGGTGTGCATTGATTATCGTCATGGACGGCTACGACCTTGCCGTCGCCGGAATTGCGCTACCGAGCATCATGCAGGCGATGTCGATCGAGCCGGCGCATGCCGGTTTAATGGTGAGTTCGGCGCTCTTTGGCATGTTGTTCGGAAATCTGCTCTTCGGCACGTTGGGTGAGCGCATCGGCCGCCCCAAAGCCATTGCGATCTGCGTGTTTTTGTTCAGCGCGTTCACGGCCGCGGCCGGCCTGACCAACGACCCCAAGACCTTTGCGCTGGCCCGCTTCGTGGCAGGCCTGGGCATCGGTGGAGTGATGCCCAATGTGATCGCGCAGATGACGGAGTACTCGCCAAAGCGCATGCGAGCCATGTTGGTCGCGCTGATGTTCAGCGGATATTGTGTTGGTGGGGTGCTGGCGGCAGTGCTTGGAAAATCGCTGATTGAGGTCCATGGCTGGCAGTCGGTCTTTCTCTTGGCCGCCGCGCCGATCGTGTTGATCCCGTTCATCCTCCGCAGCATGCCTGAGTCGGTGCCGTTCCTCATTCGGAGGAAGGACGCGCGCGCGTTGCAACAGCTCGCCGCGAAAATTGATCCCACGTACACACCCCATCAGGATGACACCTTTGTCGGCATCGGCGCCGAGCAAGCCGGTGCAACCGCGCCGGTCAGGCAGCTCTTCCAGGACGGTCGCACGCCGAGCACCGTACTGTTTTGGCTGTCATGCGTGATGTGCCTGTTCATGGTGTACGCGCTGAGCTCCTGGTTGACCAAGCTGATGGCTTCGGCGGGCTACAGCATCGGCTCAGCCTTGACTTTCGTGATCGTGATGAACCTGGGAGGAATTTTGGGCGCGATCGCTGGCGGCTGGCTAGCGGATCGGCTCCACATCAAGTACGTGCTCGCAAGCATGTATCTGATTGCGGCAGGCTCGTTGGCCATGCTGGGGCAGGAGGTCAGCACTAGCCTGCGTTATGTGCTGATCGGTCTTGCAGGCGGAACGACCATCGGTACGCAGATCGTAGGCTGCGCCTACGTGGGCCAGTTCTACCCGAACACGATTCGTGCAACCGGGCTGGGATGGTTCCTTGGTGTCGGGCGTGTGGGAGCCATTGTGGCGCCGATCGTGATTGGTGCGCTTGTGGGCGCCGAATTGCCTCTGGGGCTCAACTTCGTTGCCATCGGCATTCCAGGCTTGCTGGCGGCGATCTTGATCTTCTGCATTGACCATGCGAAGTCGGCATCGAATGAAAAGGAGGCGGCCAAGAAATCGTGGGCGACAGGGCGGCCTGCTGCAGGCGTGGTATTGGGCCGCGACTCTTGA
- a CDS encoding YciI family protein has product MASFFIVIATDHPGMSEVRARVRPSHRIWLREHPGHAINVVHGGPLLDTQGAMDGTLLVVQAAHIDDVHAFVAHDPYVQAGLFAELSVRTWEWTLGRGTS; this is encoded by the coding sequence ATTGCTTCTTTCTTCATCGTCATTGCAACCGATCATCCTGGCATGTCTGAAGTGCGTGCGCGGGTACGGCCGTCGCATCGCATTTGGCTGCGCGAGCATCCGGGCCACGCGATCAATGTTGTCCATGGGGGGCCGTTGCTGGACACGCAAGGCGCCATGGATGGCACGCTTCTCGTTGTGCAGGCGGCGCATATCGACGACGTGCACGCCTTCGTGGCCCACGACCCCTACGTACAGGCAGGTCTGTTTGCCGAGCTGTCGGTTCGCACATGGGAATGGACCTTGGGGCGGGGAACCTCATAA
- a CDS encoding tyrosine-type recombinase/integrase, with translation MALSDLIVRQAKTTGKRYTLYDNDCLSLMVSAAGGKSWMFRYSWLGKQKRMALGGYPALSLREARAERDKAQALIARGIDPQIERDQRRHAAKLAGEYTFKNVFDAWVEHRRKELKEGRQSTLSQILRIFNKDVLPTLGKMSIYDIRRPQLLGVLAAIEKRKAFTTAEKVRTWFNQMFRYALVIAEGLEVNPAADLDVVAEPKPPVAHNPYLHLPELPEFLQKLRRYNPRGWQTQLGVRLLFLTGVRTGELRLAEPEQFDLDRGFWIIPPEVVKQLQDEMRKAGKRPQDVPPYIVPLSLQAIEIVRYLLGVMRPAQKYLLSHRSELKKRISENTLNKAVQLMGYEGRLTGHGIRGTISTALNEIGYPKIWVDAQLSHSDPNKVSSAYNHAKYVEPRRRMMQDWADRLDLLEQGEVQAASAHLTIRIDGVPAMAEVEEAVDVAPTVAEPGVSGSPPVAATPIVVTPNSGGITFQRLSQVPPPPAHAPESEVSAIQREREEMLAMYESPNNLPVALFGKLAGKSKDQINRELKAGKLLSISLGNRGQRVPDWQLVPLKRRLAQALMNQCPHVDSWALYRLLTKPHSNLGNRAAIDVVTPTNVGKVLQAVTPYKEFERSSTDETPQFSEFVRQLQRHVNALEEAPC, from the coding sequence ATGGCACTCTCTGATCTGATCGTCCGGCAGGCCAAGACCACCGGCAAACGCTACACCCTCTACGACAACGACTGCCTGAGCCTGATGGTCTCTGCCGCAGGCGGCAAGTCTTGGATGTTCCGCTACTCCTGGCTGGGCAAGCAAAAGCGCATGGCCCTGGGCGGCTATCCTGCCCTCAGCCTGCGCGAGGCCCGCGCCGAGCGGGACAAGGCCCAGGCCCTGATCGCCAGGGGGATCGATCCCCAAATCGAACGCGATCAGCGTCGGCACGCGGCCAAGCTGGCCGGCGAATACACCTTCAAGAACGTCTTCGATGCCTGGGTCGAGCATCGCCGCAAGGAACTCAAGGAAGGCCGCCAGAGTACGCTTTCGCAGATCCTGCGCATCTTCAACAAGGACGTGCTGCCCACCCTAGGGAAGATGTCCATCTATGACATTCGCCGGCCCCAGCTCCTGGGCGTCCTGGCGGCGATCGAGAAGCGCAAGGCGTTCACCACGGCCGAGAAGGTCCGCACCTGGTTCAACCAGATGTTCCGCTATGCCTTGGTCATCGCCGAGGGGCTGGAAGTCAACCCGGCTGCGGACCTGGACGTGGTGGCCGAGCCCAAGCCCCCGGTGGCCCACAACCCCTATCTGCACCTGCCCGAACTGCCCGAGTTCCTTCAGAAGCTGCGACGCTACAACCCCCGGGGCTGGCAGACCCAGCTTGGCGTGCGGCTACTGTTCCTGACGGGGGTGCGCACGGGCGAGCTGCGGTTGGCCGAACCCGAGCAGTTCGACCTCGACCGGGGCTTTTGGATCATCCCGCCGGAGGTCGTCAAGCAACTCCAGGACGAAATGCGCAAGGCCGGCAAGCGGCCGCAGGACGTGCCGCCCTACATCGTGCCCCTGTCCCTGCAGGCCATCGAGATCGTGCGCTATCTCCTGGGCGTGATGCGGCCGGCGCAGAAGTACCTGCTGTCGCACCGCAGCGAACTCAAGAAACGCATCAGCGAGAACACCCTCAACAAGGCCGTGCAGCTCATGGGCTACGAGGGGCGCCTGACCGGGCACGGCATCCGCGGCACCATCTCGACGGCACTCAACGAGATCGGCTACCCGAAGATTTGGGTGGACGCGCAGCTTTCGCACTCCGACCCCAACAAGGTGAGTTCGGCCTACAACCACGCCAAGTACGTGGAGCCGCGTCGCCGCATGATGCAGGACTGGGCCGATCGCCTGGACCTGCTCGAACAGGGCGAAGTGCAAGCTGCGAGCGCGCACCTGACCATCCGTATCGACGGGGTGCCAGCGATGGCGGAAGTGGAGGAAGCGGTGGACGTGGCCCCGACGGTCGCCGAGCCCGGTGTCTCCGGCTCACCGCCCGTGGCGGCCACGCCCATCGTCGTGACCCCCAACAGCGGCGGAATCACGTTCCAGCGCCTGTCGCAGGTGCCGCCGCCTCCGGCGCATGCTCCTGAGTCGGAGGTCTCTGCCATCCAGCGCGAGCGTGAGGAAATGCTGGCCATGTACGAGTCGCCGAACAATCTGCCGGTCGCGCTGTTCGGGAAGCTGGCTGGGAAGTCCAAAGACCAGATCAACCGCGAGCTGAAGGCAGGCAAGCTACTGTCCATCAGCTTGGGCAACCGGGGGCAGCGCGTTCCCGACTGGCAACTGGTGCCGCTCAAGCGCCGGCTGGCCCAAGCGCTCATGAACCAATGCCCGCATGTAGATTCTTGGGCGCTGTATCGTCTGTTGACCAAGCCCCATTCCAACCTCGGAAACCGTGCAGCCATCGATGTCGTCACACCGACCAACGTGGGCAAAGTATTGCAAGCCGTCACGCCCTATAAGGAGTTCGAGCGCTCCAGTACAGACGAGACACCCCAGTTCTCCGAGTTCGTTCGCCAGTTGCAACGCCACGTGAATGCGCTCGAAGAAGCGCCGTGCTGA
- the murB gene encoding UDP-N-acetylmuramate dehydrogenase encodes MPDSSRALPATLVPATQDLTSLNTLGLASRAPAFVRLRSPSQLDALSTLASRHRGLLVLGGGSNLVLPPQVDSLVAHVALRGVRLLEARPDAWIVEAGAGENWHGFVSACVANGWDGLENLALIPGTVGAAPVQNIGAYGVELADRFLGLTAWNVRQRRLVDMDAAACRYAYRDSAFKHDAPGAWVIVSVRFALPRPWRPVLDYPDLRRQASLAGTPTARAVFDAVCSIRRAKLPDPAVIGNAGSFFKNPLVDGAVRDDLAARYPGLVSYPQPDGRYKLAAGWLIDQCGWKGRRLGPAGVHDRQALVLVNRGGAAAADIMALAAAIQRDVAERYQVALEPEPVVWRDAPAAGA; translated from the coding sequence ATGCCGGATTCCTCCCGGGCCTTGCCCGCCACTCTGGTTCCCGCCACCCAGGATTTGACCTCGCTCAACACCCTGGGCCTGGCCTCGCGCGCCCCGGCTTTTGTCCGCTTGCGGTCGCCGTCGCAACTCGATGCCTTGTCGACGCTGGCCAGCCGCCATCGCGGCCTGTTGGTGTTGGGCGGTGGCAGCAACCTGGTGTTGCCGCCGCAGGTCGACAGCCTGGTGGCGCACGTGGCATTGCGCGGCGTGCGCCTGCTCGAAGCCCGGCCCGACGCCTGGATTGTCGAGGCCGGCGCGGGCGAGAACTGGCATGGCTTCGTGTCGGCTTGCGTGGCCAATGGCTGGGACGGCCTGGAAAACCTGGCCCTGATCCCGGGCACGGTGGGCGCCGCGCCGGTGCAGAACATCGGCGCCTACGGCGTCGAGCTGGCCGACCGCTTCCTGGGCCTGACGGCCTGGAATGTGCGGCAGCGTCGCCTGGTCGACATGGACGCCGCCGCGTGCCGCTATGCGTATCGCGACAGCGCGTTCAAGCACGATGCGCCGGGCGCGTGGGTCATTGTGTCGGTGCGCTTCGCGCTGCCGCGACCCTGGCGGCCGGTGCTCGACTATCCCGACCTGCGGCGCCAGGCAAGCCTGGCTGGCACGCCGACGGCCCGCGCCGTGTTCGATGCGGTATGCAGCATCCGGCGCGCCAAGCTGCCCGACCCCGCCGTCATCGGCAATGCAGGCAGTTTTTTCAAGAATCCGCTGGTCGATGGCGCCGTGCGGGACGATCTGGCTGCGCGGTATCCGGGGCTGGTGTCGTATCCCCAGCCGGACGGCCGCTACAAGCTGGCCGCGGGCTGGCTGATCGATCAATGCGGCTGGAAGGGCAGGCGACTGGGGCCGGCCGGCGTGCACGACCGGCAGGCGCTGGTGCTGGTAAACCGGGGCGGGGCCGCGGCAGCCGACATCATGGCCCTGGCCGCCGCCATTCAGCGCGATGTGGCCGAACGCTATCAGGTGGCGCTGGAGCCCGAACCGGTCGTGTGGCGCGACGCCCCGGCGGCCGGCGCCTGA
- the dapB gene encoding 4-hydroxy-tetrahydrodipicolinate reductase codes for MRIAIAGAGGRMGRMLIEAVLNSPDLQLAVALCRAGSTAKGQDAGAFLGRDTGVIVTDQLDALAQADCLIDFTRPDSTLHHLQACVRHGTRMVIGTTGFDDNGRAAIEVAAQKIAIVFAPNMSVGVNATLKLLEVAARILNSGYDVEVFEAHHRNKVDAPSGTALKMGETVASAWNVALPDVATWTRHGDTGVRKPGTIGFSVVRGGDIVGDHTVYFCGTGERIEITHRSSSRATYAEGALRAARFLQGRHNGLFDMQAVLGL; via the coding sequence ATGCGTATCGCTATTGCCGGCGCCGGCGGCCGTATGGGCCGCATGCTCATCGAAGCCGTGCTGAACAGCCCCGACCTGCAACTGGCCGTCGCCCTGTGCCGCGCCGGCTCAACGGCCAAGGGCCAGGATGCCGGCGCCTTCCTGGGGCGCGACACCGGCGTCATCGTTACCGACCAGCTCGACGCGCTGGCGCAGGCCGACTGCCTGATCGACTTCACCCGCCCCGACTCCACACTGCATCACCTGCAGGCCTGCGTGCGGCATGGCACGCGCATGGTCATCGGCACGACCGGTTTCGACGACAACGGCCGCGCCGCCATAGAGGTGGCGGCGCAGAAAATCGCCATCGTGTTCGCCCCCAACATGAGCGTGGGCGTCAATGCCACCCTGAAGCTGCTGGAAGTGGCGGCGCGCATCCTCAATTCGGGTTACGACGTCGAAGTGTTCGAGGCGCACCACCGCAACAAGGTCGACGCGCCGTCCGGCACGGCCCTGAAAATGGGAGAAACCGTCGCCTCGGCCTGGAACGTGGCGCTGCCCGACGTCGCCACCTGGACCCGCCATGGCGACACCGGCGTGCGTAAACCGGGCACCATCGGCTTTTCGGTGGTGCGCGGCGGCGACATCGTGGGCGACCACACCGTGTATTTCTGCGGCACCGGCGAGCGCATCGAGATCACGCACCGCTCGAGCAGCCGCGCCACCTATGCCGAAGGCGCTCTGCGCGCCGCGCGCTTCCTGCAGGGCCGCCATAACGGCCTGTTCGATATGCAGGCCGTGCTGGGACTCTGA
- the fur gene encoding ferric iron uptake transcriptional regulator, whose product MTTDQSELKNMGLKATFPRLKILDIFRKADQRHLSAEDVYRALIGENVEIGLATVYRVLTQFEQAGILSRSQFDSGKAVFELNDGDHHDHLICTNCGKVVEFSDPDIEKRQHKVAKDNNFALESHAMVLYGICGDCQKTR is encoded by the coding sequence ATGACCACCGACCAAAGCGAATTGAAAAACATGGGTTTGAAGGCGACCTTTCCGCGCCTGAAAATTCTGGACATTTTTCGTAAAGCAGATCAGCGCCATCTCAGCGCCGAAGACGTGTATCGCGCGCTTATCGGCGAAAACGTCGAAATCGGCCTGGCTACTGTCTACCGCGTGCTGACCCAGTTCGAGCAGGCCGGCATTCTCAGCCGCAGCCAGTTCGACAGCGGCAAGGCGGTGTTCGAGCTCAACGACGGCGATCACCACGATCACCTTATTTGCACGAATTGCGGCAAGGTAGTCGAGTTTTCCGATCCCGACATCGAAAAACGCCAGCACAAGGTTGCCAAAGACAACAATTTTGCGCTCGAAAGCCACGCCATGGTGCTATACGGCATCTGCGGCGACTGCCAAAAAACCCGTTAA